From the Acinetobacter wanghuae genome, one window contains:
- the lpxC gene encoding UDP-3-O-acyl-N-acetylglucosamine deacetylase, whose amino-acid sequence MLKQRTLQRVVKASGIGLHSGQKVLMNFVPHHADGGIVFRRIDLDPPVDIPANAMLIQEAFMCSNLVQDNAKVGTVEHVMSAIAGLGIDNLIIEVSASEVPIMDGSAGPFIYLLMQGGLKELDAPKKFIKIKKPVEALIDDKRAIFTPHEGFQLNFTIDFDHPAFKKEFQSATIDFSTETFVYEVSEARTFGFMKDLDYLKANNLALGASLENAIGVDDSGVVNEEGLRFSDEFVRHKILDAVGDLYLLGHQIIGKFDGYKSGHALNNQLLRNVKNDPDAYEIVTFDDIKHCPIPYVEIV is encoded by the coding sequence ATGTTGAAACAACGTACCCTGCAACGCGTCGTGAAAGCGAGCGGAATCGGTTTACACAGTGGGCAAAAAGTCTTAATGAACTTTGTGCCGCACCATGCCGATGGGGGAATTGTATTTCGACGTATCGATTTAGATCCACCTGTTGATATTCCTGCCAATGCCATGCTCATTCAAGAAGCCTTCATGTGCTCAAATCTCGTTCAAGATAATGCCAAAGTTGGCACAGTTGAACATGTGATGAGTGCAATTGCAGGACTTGGCATTGATAATTTAATTATTGAAGTCTCAGCTTCTGAAGTACCGATTATGGACGGGAGTGCGGGTCCATTCATTTATTTACTGATGCAAGGTGGCTTAAAAGAGCTCGATGCACCAAAAAAATTCATTAAAATTAAAAAACCTGTCGAAGCTCTCATTGATGATAAGCGTGCCATTTTTACGCCGCATGAAGGTTTTCAGCTGAACTTCACCATTGATTTTGATCATCCTGCCTTTAAAAAAGAATTCCAATCGGCCACCATTGATTTTTCAACAGAAACATTTGTTTATGAAGTCAGTGAAGCACGTACTTTTGGCTTTATGAAAGATTTAGATTATCTCAAAGCCAATAATTTGGCACTTGGTGCCAGCTTAGAAAATGCCATTGGGGTGGATGATTCTGGGGTGGTCAATGAAGAAGGTCTTCGCTTCTCGGACGAATTTGTACGTCATAAAATTTTAGATGCCGTGGGGGATTTATATTTACTCGGACATCAAATTATTGGCAAATTTGACGGTTATAAATCAGGTCATGCTTTGAATAATCAGCTACTGCGCAATGTGAAAAATGACCCAGATGCTTATGAAATTGTAACATTTGATGACATAAAACACTGTCCAATTCCCTATGTGGAAATCGTCTAA
- a CDS encoding DciA family protein, protein MSEPVNVFQQTRKHIKTGNFSFLSTQVTAWQKLTKHIQQLLPQPEQWQVVCYQNGVLTITGENQAMISQLAYLQKQYISQLSQIHELKDLTKLQVCLRPSPKTAPPLGKPERELSSETQELLRGAADFISDPKLSQAMLRLASNKK, encoded by the coding sequence ATGTCCGAACCTGTCAACGTCTTCCAACAAACAAGAAAACACATAAAAACAGGAAACTTTTCGTTTCTCTCTACACAAGTGACTGCATGGCAGAAACTTACAAAACACATCCAACAACTATTGCCCCAGCCGGAACAATGGCAAGTGGTCTGCTATCAAAATGGTGTGTTAACGATTACTGGTGAAAATCAAGCGATGATTTCTCAACTGGCTTATCTTCAAAAGCAATACATCTCACAACTCTCTCAAATACATGAATTAAAGGATCTTACTAAACTACAGGTTTGTTTACGACCTTCACCGAAAACTGCCCCACCTTTAGGAAAACCCGAAAGAGAATTAAGCTCAGAAACCCAAGAATTGCTTCGTGGTGCTGCTGACTTTATAAGCGACCCTAAGCTTAGCCAAGCTATGCTACGTTTGGCAAGCAATAAAAAATAA